From Sodalis glossinidius str. 'morsitans', the proteins below share one genomic window:
- the ilvY gene encoding HTH-type transcriptional activator IlvY, whose translation MDIRDLKLFLHLAESRHFGRSSKAMHVSTSTLSRQIQRLEENVGQTLFLRNNRTVQLTEAGQQLKEFAQQTLLQYQQLRHRLGQNGPSLSGELRLFCSVTAAYSHLPPILDLFRAEHPLVEIKLTTGDAANALDKVQSGEADFGIAGHPEILPASIDFTPIGEIPMILIAPALPCPVRARVKTPQPDWSHTPFILPEHGPARRRIELWFRSNHISNPLIYATVAGNEAIVSMVALGCGIALIPSVVMDNSPEPVRSRITLLEHGTPVAPLALGVCAQIKRLHEPLIDAFWQLLER comes from the coding sequence ATGGATATCCGCGACCTCAAGTTGTTTCTCCACCTGGCGGAAAGCCGCCATTTCGGCCGTAGCTCCAAGGCGATGCACGTCAGCACGTCGACCTTGTCGCGCCAGATTCAGCGCCTGGAAGAGAACGTCGGGCAGACGCTTTTTCTACGCAACAACCGCACGGTGCAATTGACCGAAGCCGGCCAGCAACTTAAAGAGTTCGCGCAGCAAACCCTGCTGCAATACCAGCAGTTGCGCCACCGCCTCGGCCAGAATGGCCCCTCGCTCAGCGGCGAACTGCGGCTGTTCTGCTCGGTGACCGCCGCCTACAGTCATTTGCCGCCGATACTGGATCTGTTCCGCGCCGAGCACCCGCTGGTGGAAATCAAACTCACCACCGGCGACGCCGCCAATGCACTAGATAAAGTGCAGTCCGGCGAAGCGGATTTCGGGATTGCCGGCCATCCCGAAATCCTGCCAGCGAGTATTGATTTCACCCCGATCGGCGAAATTCCCATGATATTAATCGCGCCGGCGCTGCCTTGCCCGGTTCGCGCCCGGGTGAAGACCCCTCAGCCTGACTGGTCGCACACCCCGTTCATACTGCCGGAGCACGGTCCGGCGCGCCGGCGTATTGAACTGTGGTTTCGCAGCAACCATATCAGCAATCCGCTGATTTACGCTACCGTTGCCGGCAATGAGGCGATTGTGTCGATGGTGGCACTGGGCTGCGGCATCGCGCTGATCCCGTCGGTGGTGATGGACAATTCGCCGGAGCCGGTGCGCAGCCGCATTACCCTGCTGGAGCACGGCACCCCGGTCGCGCCGCTGGCGCTCGGGGTTTGCGCGCAAATAAAGCGGCTACATGAACCGCTGATCGACGCCTTCTGGCAACTGCTGGAACGCTGA
- the ilvA gene encoding threonine ammonia-lyase, biosynthetic, with product MAESQPFSAEPCPAEYLRAALRAQVYEVAQVTPLQVMNKVSERLGNTVLVKREDRQPVHSFKLRGAYAMIEGFSEAQRACGVITASAGNHAQGVALSASQLGIPSLIVMPTNTADIKVDAVRGFGGEPLLFGANFDEAKAKAIALARERHMTFVPPFDHPAVIAGQGTLAMELLQQDAHLDRIFVPVGGGGLAAGVAVLIKHLMPQIKVIGVEAEESACLAAALHAGEPVDLQRVGLFAEGVAVRRIGDETFRLCRDYLDDVVTVDSDAICAAVKDLFEDVRAIAEPSGALALAGMKKYVQQHGIRDERLAHVLSGANVNFHGLRYVSERCELGEQREALMAVTIPERKGSFLAFCELLGGRPVTEFNYRYSDADNACIFVGVRLTRGCEEREEILAEMVAGGYQVADLSDDEMAKLHVRYMVGGRPSKPLRERLYSFEFPESPGALLKFLYTLGTRWNITLFHYRSHGTDFGRVLAGFELAEREPEFDHHLLALGYECHDVTANPAFRLFLAD from the coding sequence ATGGCTGAGTCTCAACCGTTTTCCGCCGAGCCCTGCCCTGCGGAGTACCTGCGCGCGGCGTTACGCGCGCAGGTGTATGAAGTGGCCCAGGTGACACCGCTGCAGGTGATGAATAAAGTGTCGGAACGCCTCGGCAATACCGTACTGGTGAAACGTGAAGACCGTCAGCCGGTGCACAGCTTTAAACTGCGGGGCGCTTACGCGATGATTGAGGGGTTCAGCGAAGCACAGCGCGCGTGCGGCGTCATTACCGCCTCGGCGGGCAACCATGCCCAAGGGGTGGCGTTGTCCGCCAGCCAGCTCGGCATTCCGTCGCTTATTGTCATGCCGACCAACACCGCCGATATCAAAGTGGATGCGGTGCGCGGCTTCGGCGGCGAGCCGCTGTTGTTCGGCGCCAACTTTGATGAAGCTAAGGCCAAAGCCATTGCGCTGGCGCGCGAACGCCATATGACTTTTGTGCCGCCGTTCGATCATCCTGCGGTGATCGCCGGGCAGGGGACGCTGGCGATGGAGCTGCTTCAGCAAGACGCCCATCTGGACCGCATATTTGTGCCGGTGGGCGGCGGCGGTCTGGCGGCGGGCGTGGCGGTGTTGATAAAGCATCTGATGCCACAGATCAAAGTCATCGGCGTCGAAGCGGAAGAGTCCGCCTGTCTGGCGGCGGCGCTACACGCCGGCGAGCCGGTGGATTTACAGCGGGTCGGTCTGTTTGCTGAGGGGGTGGCGGTAAGGCGTATCGGCGATGAAACCTTCCGTCTTTGCCGCGATTACCTTGATGATGTGGTCACCGTGGACAGCGACGCGATTTGCGCGGCGGTAAAAGATTTGTTTGAGGACGTACGGGCGATTGCCGAACCCTCCGGCGCGCTGGCGCTGGCGGGGATGAAAAAATATGTCCAACAACACGGGATCCGGGATGAGCGTCTGGCGCACGTACTGTCCGGCGCTAATGTCAATTTCCATGGCCTGCGCTATGTCTCGGAGCGCTGCGAGCTGGGCGAGCAACGCGAGGCGCTGATGGCGGTGACCATTCCGGAAAGGAAGGGCAGTTTTCTGGCCTTCTGCGAGCTCCTAGGCGGTCGGCCGGTAACGGAGTTCAATTATCGCTACAGCGATGCCGACAACGCCTGTATTTTCGTCGGCGTCAGGCTGACGCGCGGGTGCGAGGAGCGCGAGGAAATCCTGGCGGAGATGGTTGCCGGCGGCTATCAGGTGGCGGATCTATCCGACGACGAAATGGCCAAGCTGCATGTCCGCTATATGGTGGGTGGGCGACCGTCGAAACCGCTGCGCGAGCGTTTGTACAGCTTCGAGTTCCCCGAATCCCCGGGAGCATTGCTGAAATTCCTCTACACGCTGGGCACGCGCTGGAATATCACCTTATTCCACTACCGCAGTCACGGCACGGATTTCGGCCGGGTCTTGGCGGGCTTTGAACTGGCGGAGCGTGAGCCGGAGTTCGATCATCACCTGTTGGCATTGGGCTATGAATGCCACGATGTCACCGCCAATCCGGCGTTTCGTTTGTTCCTGGCGGATTAA
- the gppA gene encoding guanosine-5'-triphosphate,3'-diphosphate diphosphatase translates to MIRATSLYAAIDLGSNSFHMLVVREVAGTLQTLARIKRKVRLAAGLYGDNRLSSDAMQRGWQCLRLFAEHLQDIPPTQVRVVATATLRLATNAAEFLGPASAILGCPVQVISGEEEARLIYQGVAHTTGGSDERLVVDIGGGSTELVVGRGAQALELFSLEMGCVTWLERYFNDRSLTRENFERAEQAAREKIRPVAFRLLAQGWQVCVGASGTVQALQEIMVAQGMDEHITLSKLLQLKQRAIHCGKLEELEIEGLTLERALVFPSGLAILLAVFAELGITTMTLAGGALREGMMYGMMALPVGGDIRQRTLENLQRRYQLDTEQAQRVTWLADGFARQVAEAWQLDERCFTLLRCASMIHEIGLSIDIKRAPQHAAYLVRHTDLPGFTPAQQKLIATLLQNQSNHINLTQLNEQNCLAPRIAQRLCRLMRLAIIFASRRRDDALPAVELRAAEETLYVILPQGWLSQHPLRAEYLEQESQWQSYVHWPLLLEETSQV, encoded by the coding sequence ATGATAAGAGCCACCTCTCTCTATGCCGCCATTGACCTAGGTTCCAACAGCTTTCATATGTTGGTCGTGCGTGAGGTGGCCGGCACCCTTCAGACGCTGGCTCGTATCAAGCGTAAAGTGCGGCTGGCCGCCGGACTTTACGGCGATAACCGGCTGTCCAGCGACGCGATGCAGCGGGGCTGGCAGTGCCTGCGTCTGTTTGCCGAACATTTGCAGGATATTCCCCCCACCCAGGTACGCGTGGTTGCCACCGCCACCCTGCGTCTGGCCACCAACGCGGCGGAGTTTCTCGGCCCGGCCAGTGCCATTCTAGGCTGCCCGGTGCAGGTCATTTCCGGCGAAGAAGAAGCACGGCTTATCTATCAGGGCGTCGCCCATACCACCGGCGGCTCTGATGAGCGTCTGGTCGTGGACATCGGCGGCGGCAGCACCGAGCTGGTTGTAGGGCGCGGCGCGCAGGCGCTAGAGCTGTTCAGTCTGGAAATGGGCTGCGTCACCTGGCTTGAGCGCTATTTTAACGATCGCAGCCTGACCCGGGAAAACTTCGAGCGGGCGGAGCAGGCGGCGCGCGAAAAAATCCGGCCGGTCGCCTTCCGGCTGCTGGCACAAGGCTGGCAAGTGTGCGTCGGCGCCTCCGGCACCGTTCAGGCGCTACAGGAAATTATGGTCGCCCAGGGGATGGATGAGCACATTACGCTCAGCAAGCTGTTGCAGCTCAAACAGCGCGCCATTCACTGCGGCAAGCTCGAAGAGCTGGAAATAGAAGGTTTAACGCTGGAGCGGGCGCTGGTGTTCCCGAGCGGGCTGGCGATTCTGCTGGCGGTGTTTGCCGAGCTTGGCATCACGACCATGACCCTGGCGGGCGGCGCGCTGCGCGAGGGCATGATGTACGGGATGATGGCGCTGCCGGTCGGCGGCGATATCCGCCAGCGTACCTTGGAAAATCTGCAGCGCCGCTACCAGTTGGATACCGAGCAGGCGCAGCGGGTGACCTGGCTGGCGGACGGATTTGCCCGTCAGGTGGCCGAAGCCTGGCAGTTGGACGAGCGATGTTTCACCCTCTTGCGTTGCGCCAGCATGATCCACGAAATCGGTCTCAGTATTGATATCAAACGCGCTCCGCAACACGCCGCCTATCTCGTCCGCCATACCGACCTTCCCGGTTTTACCCCCGCCCAGCAAAAGCTCATCGCCACGCTGCTGCAAAATCAGAGCAACCATATCAACTTAACCCAGCTCAATGAGCAAAACTGTCTGGCACCGCGCATCGCCCAGCGTTTGTGCCGGTTGATGCGGCTGGCGATCATCTTTGCCAGCCGCCGCCGCGACGACGCGTTACCCGCAGTAGAGCTGCGCGCCGCGGAAGAGACATTGTATGTCATCTTGCCCCAGGGCTGGTTGAGCCAGCATCCGCTGCGGGCGGAATACCTTGAGCAAGAAAGCCAATGGCAGAGTTATGTCCACTGGCCCTTATTGCTGGAAGAAACGTCGCAAGTCTGA
- the rhlB gene encoding ATP-dependent RNA helicase RhlB encodes MSKTHLTEKKFSDFALYPPIVEVLDSKGFNNCTPIQALTLPTTLAGKDVAGQAQTGTGKTLAFLTATFHHLLTHPAAEGRQTNQPRALIMAPTRELAVQIHSDAEPLAQATGLKMGLAYGGDGYDKQLKVLEAGVDILVGTTGRLIDYTKQNYVNMSAIQVVVLDEADRMFDLGFIKDIRWLFRRMPAAAGRLNMLFSATLSYRVRELAFEHMNNAEYVEVEPLQKTGHRIQEELFYPSNEEKMRLLQTLIEEEWPDRCIIFANTKHRCEDIWGHLAADGHRVGLLTGDVSQKRRLRILEKFTQGALDILVATDVAARGLHIPSVTHVFNYDLPDDCEDYVHRIGRTGRAGESGCSISLACEEYALNLTAIESYIGHQIPVSKYNSDALLTDLPAPKRLTRRRSGAPRHNRKRPG; translated from the coding sequence ATGAGCAAAACACACTTAACAGAAAAGAAGTTTTCCGACTTCGCCCTGTACCCGCCAATCGTTGAAGTGCTTGATTCTAAAGGCTTTAACAATTGTACACCCATTCAAGCGCTGACTTTGCCCACTACGCTTGCAGGCAAAGACGTCGCGGGCCAGGCGCAAACCGGTACCGGCAAAACGCTGGCCTTCTTAACGGCCACGTTTCATCATCTACTCACCCACCCTGCCGCCGAGGGACGTCAAACCAATCAGCCACGCGCGCTGATCATGGCGCCCACCCGCGAGCTGGCGGTGCAAATCCATTCCGATGCTGAACCATTAGCCCAGGCGACCGGCCTGAAAATGGGGTTGGCCTACGGCGGCGATGGTTATGATAAGCAGTTGAAAGTGCTGGAAGCCGGGGTCGATATCCTGGTGGGCACGACCGGCAGGCTGATTGATTATACCAAACAAAACTACGTCAATATGAGCGCCATACAGGTAGTGGTGCTGGACGAAGCCGACAGGATGTTCGACCTCGGTTTCATCAAGGATATCCGTTGGCTGTTCCGCCGGATGCCCGCCGCCGCCGGACGGCTGAATATGCTGTTCTCCGCCACGCTCTCCTATCGGGTGCGTGAGCTGGCCTTCGAGCATATGAATAACGCCGAATATGTCGAAGTGGAACCGCTGCAAAAAACGGGTCACCGCATACAAGAAGAACTGTTTTACCCCTCCAACGAAGAAAAAATGCGGCTTCTGCAAACGCTGATCGAGGAAGAATGGCCCGACCGGTGTATAATTTTCGCCAATACCAAGCACCGCTGTGAAGATATCTGGGGCCATCTGGCCGCTGACGGTCATCGCGTCGGACTGCTGACCGGCGATGTTTCGCAGAAACGGCGCCTGCGCATTTTGGAGAAGTTTACCCAGGGCGCGCTGGATATACTGGTGGCGACGGACGTGGCCGCCCGCGGACTGCATATTCCTTCCGTGACCCATGTATTCAACTACGATTTACCCGACGACTGCGAAGATTATGTGCACCGCATCGGCCGCACCGGACGCGCCGGCGAGAGCGGTTGCTCCATCAGCCTGGCGTGCGAAGAATATGCGTTGAATCTTACCGCAATTGAAAGCTATATTGGCCATCAGATCCCCGTCAGTAAATATAACAGCGACGCGCTGCTGACCGACCTGCCCGCGCCAAAACGGTTGACCCGCCGCCGCAGCGGCGCACCGCGCCATAACCGTAAACGTCCGGGCTGA
- the trxA gene encoding thioredoxin TrxA: MSDKIIHLSDDSFEKDVLQAKGLFLVDFWAEWCGPCKMIAPILAEVADEFDGKLTVAKLNIDENPATAPKYGIRGIPTLLLFRDGEVVATKVGALSKGQLKEFLNANL; this comes from the coding sequence ATGAGCGATAAAATTATTCATCTGAGTGACGATAGCTTCGAAAAGGACGTATTACAGGCCAAAGGGCTATTTCTGGTCGATTTCTGGGCAGAATGGTGTGGTCCTTGTAAAATGATTGCGCCTATTCTGGCAGAAGTCGCTGATGAATTCGACGGCAAACTGACCGTCGCTAAATTGAACATCGACGAGAATCCGGCCACTGCACCGAAGTATGGTATCCGCGGCATTCCAACCCTGTTGTTGTTCCGCGATGGTGAAGTGGTAGCCACCAAGGTTGGAGCCCTGTCTAAAGGACAGTTGAAAGAGTTCCTTAACGCAAATCTGTAA
- the rep gene encoding DNA helicase Rep, whose product MRLNPSQQQAVEFVTGPCLVLAGAGSGKTRVITNKIAHLIRGCGYQVRHIAAVTFTNKASREMKERVAQTLGRAEARGLTVATFHTLGLAIIKREYKALGMKAKFSLFDEQDQLALLKDLSEQWLEGDKDLLKSLTSAISNWKNDLLSPAQAADAARSERDKLFAHCYALYDDHLIAFNVLDFDDLILRPTQLLQRDEAVRERWQNRLRYLLVDEYQDTNTSQYELVKLLVGPRGRFTVVGDDDQSIYSWRGARPQNLALLQQDFPTLAVIKLEQNYRSTERILNAANILIANNPHVFEKRLFSRLGYGDILKVITANNEDHEAERVVGELIAHHFINKTRYRDYAILYRGNHQSRLFEKMLMQNRIPYRISGGTSFFSRPEIKDLLAYLRVLTNPDDDSAFLRIVNTPRREIGAATLAKLGTWATQRDKSLFTASFDLGLGQTLSGRGLESLQQFTHWLDGVARQVEREPVAAVRELIHGIDYESWLYESSTSPKAAEMRMKNVNQLFSWMTEMLTGSDLNEAMTLDQVVTRFTLRDMMERGESEEELDQVQLMTLHASKGLEFPYVFLVGMEEGLLPHQGSIDENNIEEERRLAYVGITRAQKELTFTLCRERRQYGELVKPEPSRFLLELPQDDVQWEQIRKPVSAEERMSRGQGHLASLRAQLAKARGEAD is encoded by the coding sequence ATGCGCCTTAATCCAAGCCAACAACAAGCCGTCGAATTCGTCACCGGACCCTGTCTGGTGCTGGCCGGCGCCGGCTCGGGCAAGACGCGGGTTATCACCAATAAAATCGCCCATCTGATCCGCGGTTGCGGCTATCAGGTGCGGCATATCGCGGCGGTGACGTTTACCAATAAAGCCTCCAGGGAGATGAAGGAGCGGGTGGCGCAAACGCTCGGTCGTGCAGAGGCGCGCGGGCTGACCGTCGCCACGTTCCATACGCTCGGACTGGCTATCATCAAGCGCGAATATAAAGCGCTGGGCATGAAGGCCAAATTCTCTCTATTTGATGAGCAAGACCAACTAGCGCTGCTAAAGGATCTCTCCGAGCAGTGGCTGGAAGGGGACAAAGACCTGCTCAAGTCGCTGACTTCCGCCATTTCCAACTGGAAGAACGATTTGCTGTCGCCGGCGCAGGCGGCCGACGCCGCCCGTTCCGAACGGGATAAGCTGTTCGCCCATTGCTATGCGCTCTATGACGACCATCTCATCGCCTTCAATGTGTTGGATTTCGATGATTTGATTCTAAGGCCGACCCAGCTGTTGCAGCGCGACGAGGCGGTGCGCGAGCGCTGGCAAAACCGGCTGCGCTATTTGCTGGTGGATGAGTATCAGGATACCAATACCAGCCAGTATGAACTGGTGAAGCTGCTGGTAGGGCCGCGGGGCCGTTTCACCGTGGTGGGCGACGACGATCAATCGATCTATTCCTGGCGCGGCGCGCGGCCGCAAAATCTGGCGTTGCTGCAACAAGATTTCCCGACGCTTGCGGTTATCAAGCTGGAGCAGAATTATCGCTCCACCGAGCGCATCCTGAATGCCGCCAATATTCTTATCGCCAACAATCCACATGTCTTTGAAAAGCGTCTTTTTTCCCGGCTGGGCTATGGCGACATCCTGAAAGTCATCACCGCCAATAATGAAGACCACGAGGCTGAGCGGGTGGTGGGGGAGCTGATCGCCCACCACTTCATCAACAAGACCCGTTATCGGGATTACGCCATTTTGTATCGCGGCAATCACCAGTCGCGGCTGTTTGAAAAGATGCTGATGCAAAACCGCATTCCTTATCGCATCTCCGGCGGGACGTCGTTTTTTTCACGGCCGGAGATTAAGGACTTGCTCGCCTATCTGCGCGTGCTGACCAATCCCGATGACGATAGCGCGTTTTTACGGATAGTGAACACGCCACGCCGAGAGATAGGCGCGGCGACGCTGGCCAAATTGGGCACCTGGGCGACGCAGCGCGATAAAAGCTTGTTTACTGCCAGTTTTGATTTGGGCCTTGGGCAAACGCTTAGCGGCCGCGGCCTTGAGTCGCTGCAACAGTTTACTCACTGGCTGGATGGCGTCGCCCGTCAGGTGGAACGAGAGCCGGTGGCAGCAGTGCGTGAACTTATCCACGGCATCGACTATGAAAGCTGGTTGTATGAGAGTTCCACCAGTCCGAAAGCGGCGGAAATGCGAATGAAAAATGTTAATCAACTGTTCAGTTGGATGACCGAAATGCTTACCGGTTCCGATTTGAATGAGGCGATGACGCTGGATCAGGTGGTCACCCGATTCACTCTGCGCGATATGATGGAACGTGGCGAGAGCGAGGAGGAACTCGATCAGGTGCAGCTGATGACGTTGCATGCCTCCAAGGGGCTGGAGTTTCCTTATGTGTTCCTGGTCGGCATGGAAGAGGGGTTATTGCCGCATCAAGGCAGTATCGATGAGAACAATATCGAAGAGGAGCGCCGGCTGGCTTATGTCGGCATTACCCGCGCGCAAAAGGAATTAACCTTCACCCTGTGCCGCGAGCGGCGTCAATACGGTGAACTGGTCAAGCCAGAGCCGAGCCGCTTCCTGCTTGAATTACCTCAGGACGATGTGCAATGGGAGCAGATACGCAAACCGGTTAGCGCCGAGGAGCGCATGAGCCGCGGCCAGGGGCATTTGGCGAGCCTGCGCGCCCAACTGGCCAAGGCACGCGGCGAGGCCGACTAA
- the ilvC gene encoding ketol-acid reductoisomerase, protein MANYFNTLNLRQQLAQLGKCRFMSRDEFVDEADYLKGKKVVIIGCGAQGLNQGLNMRDSGLDIAYALRKEAIAEKRPSWRKATENGFRVGTYEELVPEAGLVVNLTPDKQHSAVVQAVQPLMKQGAALGYSHGFNIVEVGEQIRHDITVIMVAPKCPGTEVREEYKRGFGVPTLIAVHPENDPKGEGMTLAKAWAAATGGHRAGVLESSFVAEVKSDLMGEQTILCGMLQAGSLLCFDKMVADGVDPAYAGKLIQFGWETTTEALKQGGITLMMDRLSNSAKLRAYALSEQLKQLMQPLFEKHMDDIITGAFSSGMMADWANGDVKLLGWREETGRSPFENAPQFDGKISEQTYFDHGVLMIAMAKAGVELAFETMTRSGIIAESAYYESLHELPLIANTVARKRLYEMNVVISDTAEYGNYLFANAAVPLLKEAFMGNLQVGDLGKPVADGEIDNARLRDVNEAIRQHPIEIVGAELRGYMKDMKRIAVAN, encoded by the coding sequence ATGGCTAACTATTTCAATACCTTAAACCTTCGTCAGCAGTTGGCGCAGTTAGGTAAATGTCGTTTCATGAGCCGGGATGAATTCGTCGATGAAGCGGATTACTTGAAAGGCAAAAAAGTGGTGATCATTGGCTGTGGTGCCCAAGGCTTGAACCAAGGGCTGAATATGCGCGACTCCGGACTGGATATTGCCTATGCGCTGCGTAAAGAAGCCATTGCCGAGAAACGTCCCTCCTGGCGCAAGGCGACCGAAAACGGTTTCCGCGTCGGCACCTATGAAGAGCTGGTGCCGGAAGCAGGCCTGGTGGTCAACCTGACCCCGGACAAGCAACATTCCGCCGTGGTGCAGGCGGTACAGCCGCTGATGAAGCAAGGCGCCGCATTGGGCTATTCCCACGGCTTCAACATCGTTGAAGTGGGCGAGCAAATCCGTCACGACATCACCGTTATCATGGTGGCGCCGAAATGTCCGGGTACCGAGGTGCGTGAAGAGTACAAGCGCGGCTTCGGCGTGCCGACCCTTATCGCCGTGCATCCGGAAAACGATCCGAAGGGTGAGGGCATGACGCTGGCCAAAGCCTGGGCGGCCGCGACCGGCGGCCATCGCGCGGGGGTTCTGGAATCCTCTTTCGTCGCCGAGGTCAAGTCAGATCTGATGGGCGAGCAGACCATTCTGTGCGGCATGCTGCAGGCCGGCTCGCTGCTGTGCTTCGACAAAATGGTGGCCGATGGCGTCGACCCGGCCTATGCCGGAAAACTGATTCAATTTGGCTGGGAAACCACTACCGAAGCGCTGAAACAGGGCGGCATCACGCTGATGATGGACCGGCTGTCCAACAGCGCGAAATTGCGCGCTTATGCGTTGTCCGAGCAGCTCAAGCAATTGATGCAGCCGCTGTTTGAAAAACATATGGACGATATCATCACCGGTGCCTTCTCCAGCGGCATGATGGCCGATTGGGCCAACGGTGATGTTAAACTGCTCGGCTGGCGTGAAGAAACCGGCCGTTCGCCGTTCGAGAATGCACCGCAGTTCGACGGCAAAATCAGCGAGCAGACCTACTTCGACCACGGCGTATTGATGATCGCCATGGCAAAAGCCGGCGTGGAACTGGCGTTTGAAACCATGACCCGTTCCGGCATTATCGCCGAGTCGGCCTATTACGAATCGCTGCACGAATTGCCGCTCATCGCCAACACCGTCGCGCGCAAGCGTTTGTATGAAATGAATGTGGTCATTTCTGACACCGCCGAGTACGGCAACTATCTGTTCGCCAATGCCGCCGTGCCGTTGCTGAAAGAGGCGTTTATGGGCAACCTGCAGGTGGGCGATCTGGGTAAACCGGTGGCCGACGGTGAAATCGATAATGCGCGTCTGCGTGATGTCAATGAGGCTATCCGCCAGCATCCTATTGAAATCGTGGGCGCCGAACTGCGTGGCTATATGAAGGATATGAAACGCATCGCGGTCGCGAACTGA